A single genomic interval of Lewinellaceae bacterium harbors:
- a CDS encoding DUF4058 family protein: MPSPFPGMDPYLEGHLWPDVHNSLAYLISVQLTPRLGESYIVHLNNYTVEDTSPEEDVGIMYPDVEIFRKADKLKEPAEAYGSGATTPETMVLPAIKPVDVRIPVVEIKDRKSNKLITAIEILSPVNKRRPGLQPYREKRLRLHHAGVHLIEIDLLRRGERPLAHPYLPKSHYLTTLVRADQGQTQVWAVDVKEPLPVIPVPLKAPDKDTFLDLNQALKELYEQRALDKSIDYSEAPPSPAFSEEELEWMRGLGVFLK; this comes from the coding sequence ATGCCTTCTCCTTTCCCCGGAATGGATCCTTATCTGGAAGGCCACCTTTGGCCGGATGTCCACAACAGCCTGGCGTATTTGATCAGCGTGCAGTTGACGCCTCGGCTGGGGGAGTCCTACATCGTGCATCTCAATAATTATACGGTGGAAGATACTTCGCCGGAAGAGGATGTAGGAATTATGTACCCCGATGTGGAAATATTCCGAAAAGCAGATAAACTGAAGGAACCCGCTGAAGCTTATGGAAGCGGCGCCACGACTCCGGAAACCATGGTGTTGCCGGCAATCAAACCTGTAGATGTGCGGATTCCGGTCGTGGAGATCAAAGACCGTAAAAGCAACAAACTCATCACCGCCATCGAAATCCTCTCGCCTGTGAACAAACGCCGGCCGGGGCTGCAGCCCTACCGGGAGAAGCGGCTTCGCCTGCACCATGCCGGCGTTCACCTCATCGAGATCGACCTGCTGCGGCGGGGAGAGCGGCCTCTGGCGCATCCCTATCTGCCCAAATCGCATTACCTGACCACCCTCGTTCGGGCGGATCAGGGGCAAACCCAGGTTTGGGCCGTGGATGTGAAAGAACCCCTGCCGGTTATTCCCGTCCCGCTGAAAGCGCCGGATAAGGATACTTTTCTCGATTTAAACCAGGCCCTTAAGGAATTGTATGAGCAGCGCGCATTGGACAAGTCGATCGATTATAGCGAAGCGCCGCCTTCGCCGGCTTTTTCAGAGGAGGAGTTGGAGTGGATGAGGGGGTTGGGCGTTTTTCTGAAGTGA